In Gulosibacter molinativorax, a single window of DNA contains:
- a CDS encoding SseB family protein — MVEIPPHLHGGLSDSAGQPWEGRTFSDNPWQNDDGTAPKELGEALENFRAGSGTPVEVVDALRETRLLVPLVAELGDEGENDQGVKVDKSAELSIVTVKAPDGRGVVPVFSSVEAMKRWDETARPIPVDSRRAALAAVEERNDLLILDPGSPDTEFVVRRPAVWAISQATGYELPWRDPRVLEHAQGLLAAEPRLLGIDLVPGDPGARFAGPELVIALHISADLDESQQQSVLQTVQASLAGNTDLVERVDSLALRVDRVESSAGAGAEQTRRKTRLFRRRRAR; from the coding sequence GTGGTCGAGATTCCTCCGCACCTCCACGGCGGCCTGTCCGACTCGGCCGGGCAGCCGTGGGAGGGCCGCACCTTCAGCGACAACCCGTGGCAGAATGACGACGGCACGGCGCCGAAAGAACTTGGGGAGGCGCTCGAAAATTTTCGCGCTGGCAGCGGAACCCCGGTCGAGGTCGTGGATGCGCTCCGCGAGACCCGGCTGCTCGTCCCGCTCGTCGCCGAACTCGGTGACGAGGGCGAGAACGACCAGGGCGTGAAGGTCGACAAGTCGGCCGAGCTCTCGATCGTGACGGTCAAGGCACCGGATGGTCGCGGCGTCGTTCCCGTGTTCTCCTCGGTGGAGGCAATGAAGCGCTGGGACGAGACCGCCAGGCCGATTCCGGTCGATTCGCGTCGAGCTGCCCTCGCCGCCGTCGAAGAGCGAAACGACCTGCTCATCCTCGACCCGGGGAGCCCAGACACCGAGTTTGTCGTGCGTCGGCCCGCGGTCTGGGCCATCTCGCAGGCCACCGGGTACGAGCTCCCGTGGCGCGACCCGCGCGTGCTCGAACACGCTCAGGGGCTGCTTGCGGCCGAGCCTCGGCTGCTCGGTATCGACCTCGTCCCGGGGGATCCGGGCGCGCGATTCGCAGGGCCCGAGCTCGTGATTGCGCTGCACATTTCGGCGGACCTCGATGAGTCGCAGCAGCAGTCGGTCCTGCAGACCGTCCAGGCGTCCCTCGCCGGAAATACCGACCTTGTCGAGCGCGTTGATTCCCTCGCGCTGCGCGTCGACCGCGTCGAATCCTCGGCTGGAGCCGGTGCAGAGCAAACCCGGCGGAAAACCCGATTGTTCCGCCGCCGCCGCGCTCGGTAG
- a CDS encoding HAD-IC family P-type ATPase — translation MTSERPVRLPVENTDVEPGQVEKFGLSAREVERAREQHGRNIIPNDSSRSMWAILRANVFTLFNGIVVACFALLAVMGRWQDAIFGFSAVANSIIGVWQEYSAKRELDNLRVLHAPHARVYRDGELIETRREDLVVGDLISLKAGDQVPADARVATSAGLQLDESLLTGEEDAVDKSVGDELLSGASVVAGSGTATLERVGADSFAAKLTAEAKRFSLVNSEIRNGLNRVLRIVAFALLPVMLIVVNGQMQAFGGWEQAIASGQWKDAAVGAVAAAIAMVPLGLLLMTSVAFAAGALKLGKRNVLVQELHAVEGLARVDMLCFDKTGTLTEGGVTYDETHLGPEPQAGWERALASIAASEGANETAVSFGSAYPASLASGISREIAFTSQRKWSAFSFVDGAPGTWVLGGPDVILQQGIDDELLEAVERHANRGLRVLALCHAQGELTEEQVKAEALPAERRGVVILTLRERLRSDAPQTVRYFREEGVDLRIISGDDPRTVTAVAREVELIGAYEHGVDARTLPTDREELAEMVERHRVFGRVSPSQKRDMVQALQSRGHVVAMTGDGVNDVLALKEADLGIAMGHGSAASRAVSRITLLDNQFQALPDVVLEGRKAIANVERLSMLYLSKTAWAILIAVIFGLFLWAYPFEPRQMSFLDGISIGLPAFVLALLPNTRRYLSGFFRRAVSFALPAGITITIAIVAISIVSRMHEQTVEQQQTAASLVLAVLSLWILGLVCRPFRPVLGLVMLGSVSVLILALFWPVTVWFFGFAWPDAPVLWAVGILCVVGCLVLEAHGQLRMRASRRELAQSESIRP, via the coding sequence ATGACATCAGAACGACCGGTTCGACTACCCGTCGAAAACACCGACGTTGAACCGGGTCAGGTTGAAAAGTTCGGCCTCTCTGCTCGCGAAGTCGAGCGGGCTCGCGAGCAGCACGGGCGCAACATCATCCCGAACGATTCGAGCCGCTCGATGTGGGCGATCCTGCGCGCGAACGTCTTCACGCTCTTCAACGGCATCGTGGTGGCCTGTTTTGCGCTGCTCGCGGTGATGGGCCGCTGGCAGGATGCGATTTTCGGGTTCTCGGCGGTCGCCAACTCGATCATCGGGGTCTGGCAGGAGTATTCCGCGAAGCGGGAGCTCGACAATCTCCGCGTTCTTCACGCGCCCCACGCTCGCGTCTACCGCGACGGCGAGCTCATCGAGACCCGTCGCGAGGACCTCGTGGTGGGGGACCTCATCAGCCTGAAGGCGGGCGACCAGGTTCCGGCGGATGCTCGGGTCGCGACCTCAGCGGGGCTCCAGCTTGACGAGTCGCTTTTGACGGGCGAGGAGGATGCGGTCGACAAGTCGGTCGGCGATGAGCTGCTCTCGGGAGCGAGCGTGGTCGCGGGCTCCGGGACCGCGACCCTTGAGCGCGTCGGCGCGGATTCCTTCGCAGCGAAGCTGACGGCCGAGGCCAAGCGCTTTTCGCTCGTCAACTCCGAGATTCGCAACGGCCTCAATCGCGTCTTGCGCATCGTCGCGTTCGCGCTGCTGCCGGTCATGCTCATCGTGGTCAACGGCCAAATGCAGGCGTTCGGCGGCTGGGAGCAGGCCATCGCGTCGGGCCAGTGGAAGGATGCAGCGGTCGGGGCCGTCGCCGCGGCGATCGCCATGGTGCCGCTCGGGCTCCTGCTCATGACCTCCGTGGCGTTCGCGGCGGGTGCGCTCAAGCTCGGCAAACGCAACGTGCTCGTCCAGGAGCTGCACGCGGTCGAGGGGCTCGCGCGCGTCGACATGCTGTGCTTCGATAAGACCGGCACGCTCACCGAGGGCGGGGTCACGTACGACGAGACCCATCTCGGGCCCGAGCCGCAGGCAGGCTGGGAGCGAGCCCTCGCATCCATCGCGGCCTCGGAGGGAGCGAACGAGACCGCCGTGAGCTTCGGCTCCGCGTATCCCGCGTCGCTCGCCTCGGGAATTTCTCGCGAGATCGCCTTCACCTCGCAGCGGAAGTGGTCGGCCTTTTCGTTCGTGGATGGTGCGCCCGGTACCTGGGTGCTCGGCGGCCCGGACGTGATCCTGCAGCAGGGAATCGACGACGAGCTGCTCGAGGCGGTCGAGCGGCACGCGAATCGCGGGCTGCGCGTGCTCGCGCTGTGCCACGCGCAGGGCGAGCTCACCGAGGAGCAGGTCAAGGCGGAAGCGCTCCCGGCTGAGCGTCGCGGCGTCGTGATTCTCACGCTCCGCGAGCGGCTCCGCTCGGATGCGCCCCAGACGGTTCGCTACTTTCGGGAAGAGGGCGTCGATCTCCGCATCATCTCGGGTGACGACCCACGAACCGTCACGGCGGTGGCGCGCGAGGTAGAGCTCATCGGCGCATACGAGCACGGCGTGGATGCGCGAACCCTCCCGACTGACCGCGAGGAACTCGCCGAAATGGTCGAACGGCATCGCGTCTTTGGCCGGGTGAGCCCGTCGCAGAAGCGCGACATGGTGCAGGCGCTGCAGTCGCGCGGACACGTCGTCGCGATGACCGGCGACGGAGTGAACGACGTCCTCGCGCTCAAGGAGGCCGACCTCGGGATCGCGATGGGGCACGGATCGGCCGCATCTCGCGCAGTCTCCCGCATCACGCTGCTCGACAATCAGTTCCAGGCGCTGCCCGACGTCGTCCTCGAGGGGCGCAAGGCGATCGCGAACGTCGAGCGGCTCTCGATGCTGTATCTCTCCAAGACGGCATGGGCAATCCTGATCGCCGTTATCTTCGGCCTGTTTCTGTGGGCTTATCCGTTCGAGCCGCGCCAGATGTCCTTCCTCGACGGCATTTCGATCGGCCTGCCGGCCTTCGTGCTCGCGCTGCTGCCAAATACCCGCCGCTACCTGTCTGGATTCTTCCGGCGAGCAGTGTCGTTCGCGCTGCCCGCGGGCATCACGATCACGATCGCCATCGTTGCGATCAGCATCGTGAGCCGAATGCACGAGCAGACGGTCGAGCAACAGCAGACCGCCGCATCCCTCGTGCTCGCGGTGCTGAGCCTCTGGATTCTTGGGCTCGTGTGTCGCCCGTTCCGGCCGGTCCTTGGGCTCGTGATGCTCGGCAGCGTGTCCGTCCTCATCCTCGCCCTCTTCTGGCCGGTGACCGTGTGGTTCTTCGGCTTCGCGTGGCCGGATGCGCC